The Thermodesulfobacteriota bacterium genome includes the window CCAAACAGCACGAAGACTGATCTCATCAATCGCGGCATTTCACCGATCGTCGAGAAGGATATTGGCGACATTATCCGAGACCAGGTGGGGCGCGGTAACCTGAGAGCGACGACGAACATCGCTGAAGCAGTGGAGAACACTGACATCTCGCTGATCTGCGTTGGCACCCCTAGTCAATTGAACGGTAGCCTTGACTTGCGGTTCGTCAGGAACGTGTGCGAGCAGATCGGGACTGCACTGGAGCGTAAGGAGGCCTACCATGTTGTCGCTGCGCGTAGCACGATGCTGCCGGGCGCGATGCGTGAGATCGTGATTCCGACGCTTGAGCAATATTCAGGGAAAGTGGCTGGCCGCGACTTCGGAGTCTGTAACAATCCGGAGTTCTTGCGAGAAGGCTCTGCCGTGGCTGACTACCGGAATCCGCCGAAGACCGTTATCGGCGAGGTCGACACGCACAGCGGCGACATCCTCGCGGAGCTCTACACACAGATGACTGCGCCGCTGATCCGTACTGACGTAGAGACAGCGGAGATGGTCAAATACACGGACAACGTCTGGCACGCGTTGAAAGTAGCTTTCGCGAATGAGATTGGGAACCTTTGCAAAGAAATTGGGATCGACAGCCATCGCGTGATGGACATATTCTGCCTGGATACCAAGCTGAACCTGTCACCGTATTATCTCAAGCCCGGCTTCGCGTTCGGCGGCTCTTGCTTACCGAAGGATCTACGCGCGCTGACCTACAAGGCACGCGTGCTCGATCTCGAGGTGCCTGTACTGAGTGCCATCCTAGAGAGCAATGAACAGCAGATCGAGCGCGGATTGAAGATGGTCACGGACAAGGGCAACCGCCGGATTGGTGTGCTCGGATTCAGTTTCAAGGCCGGTACCGATGACTTACGCGAGAGTCCGATGGTAGAGCTCATCGAAAGGCTCATTGGCAAGGGCTATGACCTGCGGTTGTATGACAAGAATGTGAATGTCGCAGCGCTCACTGGCGCGAATCGCGACTACATCCTTAATCATATTCCGCACATCTCTCGCCTCATGGTAGACAGCACCGAAGAGGTGCTTCTGCATGCCGAGACGATCGTCATCGGCAACGGAGCACCGGAGTTTAGGAAGGTAATGGAGCAGCGACGTCCAGGTCAGGTTGTAGTCGATCTGGTACGTGTCGGCGATGCGCGCAGCGAAAAGGATACATATGACGGCATATGCTGGTAACGCGCGGCGAGTATTGATTATCGTCGAGAATCTCCCAGTGCCGTTCGACCGCCGTGTCTGGCAGGAAGCGACCGCTCTGCGCGATGCTGGCTACGTGGTCAGCATCATCTGTCCAATTGGCAAAGGATGCAACAAACGTTATGAGGAGATCGCGGGGATCGCAATCCATCGCCACCCATTGCCTATCGAAGCTGAAGGGGCGTTGGCCTACCTTGTCGAGTATACCTGTGCGTTGTTCTGGGAATTCGTGCTCGCATGGAAAGTGCTTAGAAAAGACGGCTTTGACGTAATTCACGCCTGCAACCCCCCCGACCTGATCTTCCTGATTGGCGGATTTTTCAAGCTGTTTCTGAAAAAGCGCTTTATTTTCGATCATCATGATATCAACCCTGAACTCTACGAAGCCAAATTCCATCGGCGGGGATTTCTGTACCGACTAGTGTTGAGGCTAGAAAAATGGAGCTTCAAGATTGCGGATGTGTCGATCGCAACCAATGAGTCGTATCGACGTATCGCCATTGAACGCGGAGGTATGCCGTCAGATCGTGTATTCGTGGTGCGAAGTGGCCCGAAGTTGGATCGCCTGAAGCGGATGCAGCCGGTGGAGTCCCTGAAACGTGGTCGCAGATTCCTCGTCGGATATGTTGGCGTAATGGGTCGACAAGAGGGAATCGACTACCTGTTGCGGGCGATCGCACACATCGTTTACCAAATGAATCGACGCGATATCCATTTTGGCCTGGTAGGTGGAGGCACCTCCCTCGAAGAAATGAAAAGATTTGCGAGCGAATTGAGCGTGGCCGACTATGTGACATTCACGGGTCGGGTACCCGATGAGCAGATGCTAGAGATGCTCAACACTGCCGATATCTGTGTCAATCCTGACGTCGCGAACGAAATGAACGACAAGTCGACCATGAACAAGATTATGGAGTACATGGCACTCGGGAAGCCGATTGTTCAGTTTGATCTGACAGAGGGACGGTTTTCGGCGCGCGAGGCATCGCTGTATGCCAAACCCAATGATGAAAGGGATTTAGCGCGATGCATCGTCGAATTACTGGACGATCCTACGCGCAGAACCGAGATGGGCGCTTTTGGGCTACGCCGTGTGCAAAACGAGTTGGAGTGGCGATTCGAGATACCGAAGTTACTATCCGCCTACGATGCTGCCTTCAGCAATCGCGACCTCAGCGACGCCAAAGCGACGTTGTCGAGTCATGGTTGATCTCGGCAGTTTGTGCACATTCATCTGCGGATTTTTTCGACCTCGGACAGTTCACGCATGCGTGAGTAACTACGGCCATGATAGCTGCGGTTCTCGTCGCGCGAATCGAGGTCGGCAGTATTCCGCCGGCGGCGTCGAGACAGTCGATGAGCGTTGTCGCAGGGCTCTCCATGACGGCGTGGGCGCTTGTGATACACGCCCTGCTGCGGTGGGCGCACACGGTATTGCCGGCGTTCATTGCTGGCGCGAAGCCGATCGCCGCGCCCTTGCGACGTGACTACAATAGGAGTCGTCATGACACTTCACTCATGGGCTCTGCACCGGCGGAATGCGTCCGCCAGTGAAGGATTCCTGGGGTCGCATCGGACTTTGTGCCAGTCACAAAATAAGTCTCGTCGCTGTGTAGAAAAGTCAAGTGATTCAATCCCTGATAAGCGGGGGTTCTTATGAAGGAATCAGACATCCAAGATTTCTGGAACCGTCACCCCTGCGGAGACCTGCAAGTCGGTGGACTCCAACGACGCCACGGCGATTACGAAGCATTTTTTACTGATTACGACAACTTCCGCTATCAAAAGGAAGGACATATTCTAGGCTGCTTGGACAAGATTCCCTTCACAGGAAAACAGGTTCTTGAGATCGGACTGGGCCAGGGCGCTGATTCAGAACAAATCATAAGGCGTGGTGCGATATGGTCGGGACTCGATCTTACGCAAGAATCGGTCGCTCGCGTTAAAACGCGTTTTTCACTTCGGCAATTGCCCTATCAGTCGATCAAGCAAGGGAGTGTTTTGGAAATCCCTTATGAGGACAGCAGCTTCGATATAGTCTTCAGTCATGGAGTTCTTCATCATGTCCCCGATATCCTGACCGCTCAACGAGAAATCCGGAGAATCTTGAAACCAAACGGAGAGTTGATTGTCATGCTCTATGCCCGGTGCTCGGTGAATTATCTTATATCTATTGGCCTGGCACGGAGGCTCGGTTTGTGTGCACTTTATTTCACCGGATACGATCCGGGCGGAGTCTATGGCCAACATCTAGCAAATGCTCGCATGACTGGGCTTTTTCGTTACCTGAAAATGTCCAGTTTCATTCACAAGAATACAGACGGGCCGTTGAATCCTTATTCGAAGGTCTACGATCTACGAACCGTCAGGGAGGATTTTCCTGATTTCAAGATTGTTTCTTCCTACAAGCAATTTATGCACGCACCGCCGCTTCCAGTCGAGTGGCTGCCGCTTGATCGGATGCTTGGTTGGCATCTATGGGTTCATATGCAACGAATCTGAGTGATCGAGCTCCGGCGGCGGCACCACGGCGCCGTGCTGCGTGCGGCCGGCTACAACCTGCGCTGGCTGCTCAGGACGATCGCCCGGGGGCGTATCGGGCGACTCTTTTTCGCCTTGTGCTCGGCAGCGCTGCAGTTGCTTCTCGCCGTATCGGTCACGCTGTTGCCGTCGCGCCAGCGATCGACGTCGGTCGTGGCGGCAGCAGGCTGAATTTCGCATGGCCGACGAATTACGGGCCAAGCCAGTTAGGCGGGTCGTCGAGCGCGGATAGTCGATTTCGTAAGTCGCGTTGACAAGTCTTCGCTGGCGACGTTGTCGTTTCAGATCTTTCCGAGCAGACTCATGAGGACGTGTTCGTCGAGGGCTGGAGATCCTGGCTGATCCTTGATCACATAGAATCCTTTGGTATACATCGTTCGCGTCGGCTTTCCGGACCAATCGTCCCATCGATACAGGCCGAATTTCTGGGGTATGTACGGCGCGTTGTTGTTGTAGTCATTTGGGCCATCGTGGCTGACGATTAGTTGCACGGGCCCGTTTCCGACTGCACGCCATATCCGAACGTAGGGCTTCTGCGCAGCATCCCAATTCAGGCGCACCTTCATGACGAAGCGATGCCATTGCGTGGTCGAGGGCGCGCTCTCGCTCCACAGGGATTTGCTTGGAGGGTTCGACGCGACGGTGGGCTGCCCGGAATCCCATCGCACCACGAATGAAATATCGTTATCGCCCGAGTACATTGACAGCGAGGATGGCAACCAGTTTTCACCGCTGTCCGGCACTTGGTGGAAATCCATAAGAGATGCACCGCCGTTGCCGCTGCCGAACATGTCGGGTTCGAACTTCACGGCGAATGCTATCCAGTAGTCGACGCCGCGCATTACCGTAGCGCCTTTGCTGCTCCAATCGGCGGAGATTTCGCTTCGGCGTGCCCCTACTGTGCCCCATGTCGGAAATGCCTCGGCAATCCGGTGTCGGAACGCCGCCTTGGTCGGATCCAGGGGATCGGCCACCCTCGAGAGCGCGTAGTCGCTACCCAATCCGATGATCCCGGGTTCCTGTACGTCGGCGAGAACCTGGTTTGGTCCAGACACCTGGGTGGCTGCGTTCCATTTGCGGCCTTCTGCGTACGTCTGGCGAGGATCGATCCAGTAGATGACTCGCGAATCCCGGCTATCCGGTATTGCAGCAGTGTTGTCAGCACCGCTCGTCGACGGCGTATCTTTCGTTGCACTTGTGGCCGATT containing:
- a CDS encoding UDP-glucose/GDP-mannose dehydrogenase family protein, which translates into the protein MRISIMGLGYVGTVSAGCLAADGHSVIGVDPNSTKTDLINRGISPIVEKDIGDIIRDQVGRGNLRATTNIAEAVENTDISLICVGTPSQLNGSLDLRFVRNVCEQIGTALERKEAYHVVAARSTMLPGAMREIVIPTLEQYSGKVAGRDFGVCNNPEFLREGSAVADYRNPPKTVIGEVDTHSGDILAELYTQMTAPLIRTDVETAEMVKYTDNVWHALKVAFANEIGNLCKEIGIDSHRVMDIFCLDTKLNLSPYYLKPGFAFGGSCLPKDLRALTYKARVLDLEVPVLSAILESNEQQIERGLKMVTDKGNRRIGVLGFSFKAGTDDLRESPMVELIERLIGKGYDLRLYDKNVNVAALTGANRDYILNHIPHISRLMVDSTEEVLLHAETIVIGNGAPEFRKVMEQRRPGQVVVDLVRVGDARSEKDTYDGICW
- a CDS encoding heparin lyase I family protein yields the protein MPSFTLTFLRSGALLTACLMPMLLAACGSDVDPVATAQAVEQSQSAALTGSTATTQKSATSATKDTPSTSGADNTAAIPDSRDSRVIYWIDPRQTYAEGRKWNAATQVSGPNQVLADVQEPGIIGLGSDYALSRVADPLDPTKAAFRHRIAEAFPTWGTVGARRSEISADWSSKGATVMRGVDYWIAFAVKFEPDMFGSGNGGASLMDFHQVPDSGENWLPSSLSMYSGDNDISFVVRWDSGQPTVASNPPSKSLWSESAPSTTQWHRFVMKVRLNWDAAQKPYVRIWRAVGNGPVQLIVSHDGPNDYNNNAPYIPQKFGLYRWDDWSGKPTRTMYTKGFYVIKDQPGSPALDEHVLMSLLGKI
- a CDS encoding class I SAM-dependent methyltransferase; protein product: MKESDIQDFWNRHPCGDLQVGGLQRRHGDYEAFFTDYDNFRYQKEGHILGCLDKIPFTGKQVLEIGLGQGADSEQIIRRGAIWSGLDLTQESVARVKTRFSLRQLPYQSIKQGSVLEIPYEDSSFDIVFSHGVLHHVPDILTAQREIRRILKPNGELIVMLYARCSVNYLISIGLARRLGLCALYFTGYDPGGVYGQHLANARMTGLFRYLKMSSFIHKNTDGPLNPYSKVYDLRTVREDFPDFKIVSSYKQFMHAPPLPVEWLPLDRMLGWHLWVHMQRI
- a CDS encoding glycosyltransferase family 4 protein, with the protein product MTAYAGNARRVLIIVENLPVPFDRRVWQEATALRDAGYVVSIICPIGKGCNKRYEEIAGIAIHRHPLPIEAEGALAYLVEYTCALFWEFVLAWKVLRKDGFDVIHACNPPDLIFLIGGFFKLFLKKRFIFDHHDINPELYEAKFHRRGFLYRLVLRLEKWSFKIADVSIATNESYRRIAIERGGMPSDRVFVVRSGPKLDRLKRMQPVESLKRGRRFLVGYVGVMGRQEGIDYLLRAIAHIVYQMNRRDIHFGLVGGGTSLEEMKRFASELSVADYVTFTGRVPDEQMLEMLNTADICVNPDVANEMNDKSTMNKIMEYMALGKPIVQFDLTEGRFSAREASLYAKPNDERDLARCIVELLDDPTRRTEMGAFGLRRVQNELEWRFEIPKLLSAYDAAFSNRDLSDAKATLSSHG